ACGAATAGACGATAGAGCAAGCACATAGAATACCGATCCATCGTCGATACTTCTGCTGTTTTACTGGCTTGGTTCAGATCATCGGCGGTACAGCAAATACGTAGCTCATAGAGTAGATGAAATCCTTGATAACCATTAACCATTTCACTACCATTGACGAATGACACAGGATACCTACGATTTTCGATGTCCCTGATGAGGGTATAAAGTGGTCAAACCTTTCACCAATTGATTTAACGGTCCCAGCTTTCTACTAAGTCCAGAAGACAAATGGGACTTACCGAAGTTGCAAACTAAGACAACAGAGGAAGAGAAACTTCAAATTGTTACGCTACATCATTTATAGTAACCGGCAAtcgaattaaaataattcacaCCAACCAAAACCTTCGGAGTTGCAACTAGCAGAACGCATCATACTAAAGCTAGTACAATAGCAAGAATACCCGGAAGAGTACAAAATCCTCCAGGAAGCACGTGCGGACACTGAAAATACACGAGTCATTATTATAAATAATAGTGCTCTTTTTAGGAGCAGTGCTTACATGGATAACAAAGGAATCATACCCCTACAAGGAAGAATCCACGCTTTCCAGCATATTAGCGACGACATGAAGCGGCCGAATTCTACCGAAGACCGGCCACCTCACCGACCTTATTGTGgatgtgaaatatattcactTAAGTGCTGGATTGTGTGATTAGCTTAGTATAAATTTGATGAGAATGAGAAGAGTGCACCTTAATCGCCGGTCTGTTTAAGGGTCCTGGTTGCCAAAAATGGAGCAGAAGCTGTGCCGTACGTAACCGTTTGTAGCTCAAATGTCGATATAGGATCTGCAGGATGTTCTCTGTACCGGATGCGCAGATACTTACGGTCATGAGGGCTATGTAAAATTTGCCGATACATCTTCTCTACGTCTGCAGTGAGAGCAATGGCACGAGAACGAAACCGGAGGATGATCGATAAGAGATCTTCTTTAACGACTGGTCCCACTAAGAGTTTATCGTTCAATGAGTAACCTCTCTTAGTCTTACAGGATGCATCGAACACGACACGCACCTTCGTGGTTGTGCTCGACTCTTTAACGACAGCGTGATGTGGGAGGTAGTAATGCTCTACCGAATCGTTTGCAGGACTGGTAAGCCGTTCATATGCCCCAAATGCTCATATtctctcataaatttcacacACTCTTCTTTCATTGTAGCATTGGTGTTCAACCGCCGTTCGATACAACGCAGTCTGCGATCGGCTATTTCCTTCGACTCTCCTAAAACGATATTAGAGTTGGAGTTTAAAAGGCAAACTAACGACATACCTTCCACTTGAATTGCGAACAGTTGTTGCTGCGAAATGCTTCTCGCAAGTATTCTCCTCAGCCGATAGCACAGGATCCTCGGCTATGGTTTCACTCTCCCAGAACCGCTGCATCGTCTCCTCCAGTGGCACAGCCGCGAACCGACTGACGAATGATGGGTGACAACCCAACCAAAATGAGCTTCGACCAGCCACGGTTTGCCTCTACCGATAGAGCGCTTGCGACCGATGTGGAGCTCCCAGAACGTATCGCCTCCGATGACGATGTCGATTTGCCCCGGACTATTAAAGGTGCTGTCCGCCAATGCCACGTCCGGCATTTCCCATGAAGAGACGTCCGTTGGTGATGTAGGGATGTTTCCGTATGGCGTGTCCAGAACCAAGAAAGTCATCTCCGTAGCGAAGGGTTGTGTCTTGGACTGAACGGTAGCAACGATGGAACCCTTGATCTGCTGTACTGCATTGCCGATGCCCCATACAGCGACATTGACCCTTTTGCGACTCGTCTGCAGTTTCCGTGCAAACTCCTCAGCGATGAAATTAGACATGGATCCCGAATCCAACAAAGCCCTTGCTTCATGGGTGTTCCCGTAGTCATCCTTGATCTGGATGTTTGCCGTCGCCAGAAACACATTGTCTTCAGTCGACTGAGCTAACAATGTTACCGTTGCGGGTGGAGCATAGGGTGGAGAATGGTGTAGAAGTGTATGATGACGCTCACGAAACGTGCGACACGAATAATCCGACTTGCACGCTCTAACCTGATGATTGCTGCTCAACTATACTATACAACAACTATACTATAGGCAACTATACGCAACAAGAGTCCAATCAAAGCATATATTGCGATATTTGTATGCTTTTCTACAAGAGCCGTTCATATTGAACTCGTAACCGATCTAACCACCACATCATTTTTAAATGCACTACGTCGTTTAGTTGCACGTCGGACAAATAAGTAAGCTGCACACTGATAACGGAACTACATTTAAGGGAGCATCGCACGAGCTGAACCGCATTTACAAAATGCTCAAATGCGATGAGAACGACCGtataactattttcaattgGTGCGCGACGAACGAAATCCAATGGAAATTTATCGCTCCACGGGCACCACACTTCGGAGGTTTATGGGAGGCAGCGGTGAAGGCAGCTTAAAAACACATCATAGGAACCATTGAAACGAAAAGCATAACACAGGAGAACATACTTACCCTGCTGGCACAAGTGGGACAGTGTTTCAATTCTCGACCATTAACTCCTTTATCGGATGAGCCTTCAGATCTAGAACCGTTGACGCCGGGACACTTTCTCATCGGCTCTAACGTGCAAGCGGTACCAGACGTCGATCACACCGGAACACCAGAAAATCGGTTGAAGGAGTGCCAGTTGGTGCAGAAACACATGCAAAACATTTGGGCTAGATGGTATCCGGAGTATCTTCAACAACTGCAAGCGCGAGCCAAACATTGCAACGGGCGATCGGTGTCACTGCAAGAAAACCAGCTTGTGATCATCAAGGAAGACAACATACATTCTACCTCGTGGCCGATGGGCCGCATCGTTGCAGTTCACCCAGGCAATGACGGAGTCGTTCGCGTGGTTACACTGCGCACAGCTGACGGAAAACAAATCGTACACGCAGCTAATCGTTTGGCAATTCTACCAAACCCCGACGTACTCAGCAACTTGGAGAAGAAAGCCTTGCCAGTGTCTCAGTGGCACTGATTAACTACACTACATTATTTTTTGAACACACCACACCTTTATTCCgcacttgtttttgtttgacacTTGTCAGTGATAGCAGGACAGGATCcgtacataaacacacacacgtcgtACGGAACGGAAGCTAGAATCAACGCGTTTGCTCTACGCTTGGTTAGcagtttgtttattattttcattcttcatCTAGTCTTGAATTGAAAGAAATTCCTTCTTTGGTGGCCGGTAATGTTGGATTTTGGGTTAACATTAATATTTCGAATATGAATTCAAATAAGAAAACACATATGAATTAGAAGAATGTAAGAATTATTGCTAGTTTTAGTTACACATATtacatgaatttaaaatttcgaaCTATGACGAAAGAACACACATAAATAATGTAAACACACACTACTTGACGTTACACGAATTGACACCTAGGAAAATAAGGATGAATTTCGGATGAACTATTTATGCAAATGAACTAGgacagatgatgatgaatgaacAGTTACAAACGGAACGACGTTCGTTTAttcgtttgttcgtttatTTCGATTGAAATTACAAGGTGTAATTACAATGGACAAGAAAATCAAGGCATTGCAAATCAAGAAGAGAGTAACAGTGAAAGGACTCAAGACGCTGGAACGGTTCCAAATTGAATTTGTGCCCGATTGTGCAAGGCAGATTCCGGAAGCtttggaatttttggaaaGGCAGAGGTCAAGGTTCTTCAACATAATCGAAAAACTCGAAGAATTGGATGAAACCGACGCAAGCTTCGAAACGTACCTAACGGAGAGCAGTGTGATCGAGGATCGTTGCCGGAAGCTGAAATCATTCCTGCGAGAGAACCAGCTTCAGGATGAAGATACGCTGAACGACACAACGGGGTTGGCTTCCTCTACGCTGGCTTTTGGTCGGCCAAACGCTCCGAACCTACGCCTACCAAAGATCGAGCTGCCAACGTTTGATGGAGACCATACAAAATGGCTGTCCTTCAGAGATCGCTTCGTAGCCATGATCGAAGCGTCTGCAGAATTACCCTCCATTGCCAAATTACAATACCTGCTTTCATCGTTGAAGGGTGACGCCGCTCTACCATTCGAGCACACCCCTTTAACATCGGATAACTATTCAGTAACGTGGGTGGCACTTCTAAAGCGGTACGACAATTCACGTGTGTTGATCCGTGAATATTATCGGAAATTGCACTACCTTTCGGGAGTGCAATCGGTGTGCGTCGACAAGCTTACGCACTTAGTGGACGAATTCACTCGTTTAGTCAGCGGGTTAGTGAAGCTGAATGAACCGGTCGAAGTGTGGGATACGCCACTTTCGAACATGCTGTTGATGAAGCTGGATCGTGAAGCATTGATGGCTTGGGAAAAACATTCCGTGCATTTCACTAAGAACAAATACAGTGATGTGATCGCCTTTGTGTAGGATCAGATCCAGATCTTGAAATCGACCAACGATTTTGCGTGTGAGCAAGGTATCACCTTGCACGAAAGGACGAAAGGTGGCCGGCATTCATCGTCAGCCAGTGCAAAGGAGATTCATCGCAAATGCAGCAACATCACACACGGCTCATGTCATCAAGCCTCCTCATTCTCGACAACCAAAGTGTCCATTAGCATGCTCCGACAAACATTCTCTACGCAACTGTCCGGTTTTCATCGCGAAGGATGTCCAGCAGCGACGAGATGTCGTCACAGCGTATCACTTGTGTTGGAACTGTTAGAGTGGCACTTTTCAGGTCAGTGCATGCAAGTCTGAGTACTCGTGTCGAACGTATCGTCAGCGTCATCACACACTTCTGCATCACACTCCAGCTGCAGCGGTTTCCTTGACAGCACATCTGGGCGACGATAAGGTGTTTCTGGAGACGGCCCAAATCGTAATTCACGATGATTACGGTAATGCACACGAGGCAAGGGCCTTACTCGATTCGGGGTCTATGTCAAATTTCATCTCGGAGGAATGTGCTCGGAAGCTGTTGACCAACAAGGTCAATATTGCTGAATCGAGCATCGGTAATGCGGTGCAGCAAGTAACGGGTTCGATCGTCGCAACAGTTCGGTCCAAGACGCAACCCTATGCTAGGGATATGGCATTCTTGGTGTTGGACAAGCCATCAGCTAACATCCCTATTTCATCGACGGACATCTCATCATGGGAAATCCCGAATGTGGCATTAGCTGATAGCACCTCCTACATCCCTGGGCAAATCGATATCGTCATTGGAGGCGATTCTTACTGGGAGCTTCACACTGGTCACAAACGCTCTCTCGGCGTGGGAAGACCGTGGCTGGTGGAAACTCATTTCGGTTGGGTTGTTGCCGGAAATTCCATTGGAAGATATCATGCAGCGGTTCTGACAGAACGAAATCATAGTTGAGGATTCTGTGCTATCGGTTGAAGAGGATGCTTGCGAAAGACACTACGTGTCAACGACCGTTCGCAACATATCGGGAAGGTATGTCGTTCGTTTACCGTTTAATTCCAATCCAAATATCGCTTTAGGGTATTCCAAAGACACGGCAGATCGTCGACTTCGTTGTATGGAACGTCGTATGTCTGCTAACcctaaaatgaaagaagagtACGTTAAGTTCATGGAGGAGTACGAGTGTTTGGGTCACATGAAGAGGTTAACCGGTCCGGTGGACGATTCTGGTCAACACTACTACCTTTCTCATCATGCAGTCGTGAAGGAGACGAGCACGACAACCAAGGTACAAGATTAGCCTGGGACTTAACCTGCAAGAGAAAAGATCGTAACATCAGAAGAAGAGCGAGTTGTTCCACCACGAGTTGCTGCTGTGTCAACGATAAACAATGACAGCAGCGCGTTATTCACACGATACTCTACTCACCACCGTGTCAGGTGAACTATGGCCTATTGCTTGCGATTTATCAAGTGTCTAAGGGCaagcaaaacagcacaaacaccAACGACCAAGTCCCAAACCACGGTTCCGGAACTAATCACGTTAGTTCCAATTTTGGCAAAGAGTGAGTTGCTTGAAGCTGAACGTCGGTTGTGTCATCTAACCCAGCAGGAATCATTTTCGGATGAGCTGCGCGAGATTGAGAATGGTAGAGACGTATCGCGCAACTCGAAGCTAAAGTGGCTATCACCATTCATCGATTCGTCGGGTATCCTCCGTGTTGGTGCCCGGCTTCGCAACACATAAATGACAGATTCAGCCAAACATCCTATACCTCTCTCGTCCAAACATCACTTGGCAATATTGTTAGCAGTGTCATATCACGAGAGACACTTACACACCGGTCCGGAATTATTGCTGTCCACACTTCGTCAGCGGTTTTGGATCATCGGTGGACGCAATTTAGCAAAGACTGTCTTTCACCGGTGTCTTCGATGCTTCAAGGCCAAACTCGTTCTGGTGCAACAATCCGTCGCTGACCTTCCTACTTCAAGGGTTTCACCAACAAGGCCTTTTGCTGTGAGTGGCGTCGATTATTGTGGTCCGGTGTTCCTGAAATCAGCGGTGCGCAACTGAAGTCCAACGAAAGCGTACGTTGCaatctttgtgtgttttgcaacAAGAGCGGTCATCGAGCTTGTGAGTGATCTCACTACCACTGCTTTCTTGGCAGCATTACGGCGTTTCGTGGCACACAGAGGAAGGATAGCGGAGCTGCATTCGGACAATGCGACCACCTTCAAGGGTGCCGCGCATGAGCTTCATCGCATCCATGAGATGCTGAAATGCAGTGCTCGTGATCGTCGTGAGTTATTCAACTGGTGCGCCAACGAGGAGATTCAGTGGAAATTCATTCCACCACGGGCGTCGCACTTCGGAGGCCTGTGGGAAGCGGCAGTGCGGTTGGCAAAACAACATCTTATACGCACTTTGGGAAGCACGAGCCTCACTCAGGAGGGCATGATTACGGTGCTGGCACAGGTCGAACAGTGCCTTAATACACGACCTTTAATCCCGCTTTCGAGTGATCCATCGGATATGGAACCGCTCACTCCAGGGCATTTTTTAGTAGGGTCAAACATGCTACCGTTACCGCAAGTGGATACGAGACAGGTTACGTCTAACCGGTTGAAGGAGTTCGAAGTACTTCAGAAGCACGTACAGAGCATTTGGTCGCGTTGGTACTCTGAATACCTACAGCAGCTACAGGCCCGCGCGAAACTTTTCACGACCCATCCGGTACCACTAGAAATAGGACAACTGGTTATCAAAAGGGAAGATAACATACCACCTACCTTATGGCCAACCGGAAGGATAACCGGTTTGCATCCCGGTAAGGATGAAGTAGTTCGAGTGGTAACGCTGCGCACGGCGTCAGGGAAGCAAATTGTACGCGCAGCAAATCGTTCGGCAATCCTACCAAATCCTTTGAAAAGCAATTCAGATCAGGAGGTTGATAGTAGCACTGAGCAGCTTACGGCAGCAAAACCACGCAACAAAGTTTACACTTAGTTGTCAgtgcaaaacacaacatacacacacatacacacaacactcATGCGTAACGTTAGGAGATGAGTACATGAAATAGCGAGAGGAGATTGCACGAAACTCAGGAAttgcatgaaatttaaagaagTTCCTTCTTTGGTGGCCGGGAATGTAAGAATTATTGCTAGTTTTAGTTACACATATtccatgaatttaaaatttcgaaCTATGACGAAAGAACACACATAAATAATGTAAACACACACTACTTGACGTTACACGAATTGACACCTAGGAAAATAAGGATTAATTTCGGTTGAACTATTTATGCAAATGAACTAGGACAGATGAATAAACAGTTACAAACGGAACGATGCCAAGACTGCACGGGTTTCATCTTACAACAAATTTTATAACCGCGATAATTTCACCAGTGAATTTCGAGAATATTTCTCAAAAAGGAACTAAACCATAGGATGTAGATAAAACTATTTGACTAATTTTGACTGCATGAAATGAACTGCTCGATCTACAAGAATGAACTTTGTAATGAATTATGTAATGAACTACGGGACAAACGAATACACAGTTGCAAACAGACCGGCGATTCAGGTGCACTCTCCTCATTCTCATTCTCATCAAATTTATACTAAGCAGATATCACAATCCAGCACTTTagtgaatatatttcacagtGGATGACTACCATAGGTGATATCATCACGCAAATCATCAGACGGTAAAGAACGAGATTCGGCAGAAGTTTTACATTCCGGTCTTAAGAAGCGTATGCCATCGGGTGCGGAACAACTGCACAATGTGCAGGATTCGCAACGCCTTCCCAGCCGTACCAGTAATGAGTGAGCTCCCAGCAGCACGTCTTTCGCTCTTAGCAGAGCTTTCTCGTTCACAGGAATAGACTGCTTTGGACCGTTCCTGGCTGCCGTGGGTCGGAGGCAGGAAAAGAGATGGGATGTATCGTTTATCTGCCAGACCATCCGAGTGATATACATTGAAGTAGTGCCTAGCTTATCGACCAGTTCCTGCATCATCGcattaaagaattttaaagCCCGGTGCGGTACTCCCCAGGAAATATATTACAGAGGCACCAACCGAGAACTAAAGGAAGCCATAGGTCACATAAAAAACTGAGATATGATTGATGCAATGCACCTACCCGACACGGAGTGGAACTTCAAACAGCGCTTCACACTTTGGAGGTGCATGGGAGAGGCTAGTGCGAACAGTTAAACGCACACTGAACCACATGCGATTCACACGCCTTCCGACCAATGCAGTTTTCGTAACCTGGGTGATAGTAGTTGAGTTGTGAACTCCAGACCGCTACGGACGTTCCAACGGAAAGCGAAGTAGTAGCTCCTCTTATCCCTAACCACTTTCTTTAAGGGTCTTCAGTCGGGACGAAGCCCTTAACGATGTTAGACGATTCAGCGGCTGGCCTGCGCAATAACTGGAGGAATTTGCATGCCTATTCGAACATCTTATGGCGTAAGTGGATCGCCTCCTACCTTCCCACCCTGACGAGACGAGGCAAATTTTCCTAAACACAGCGCCCGTTGAAGGAGGACGACTTACTGTTGATTGTGGACGACAAATGAGATAGGGCCAAGCTTCGCTTTAGCAAACAACTGAGAAGAGAAAAGGAGAtatcgaaaaaaagaaaaaaaagcaagctgCAGGATGCTGCCCTTGTTGCAGGACGCTCTTGTTGCAGAACAGCATCCGGAAAGTTAAATTTATTCTTGTATATTAGAGTTTTTATCAATCAAATTTAACTGATAAATGGGTTACATGAATTGATAGCGTTAATAATAATCTctcttaaattaaaatttcttaaacatTTTCTCTCTGGCACTCGTCTGTTTCTACTGTAAAGTTTGTGGCGTACAATTGGTACTATTGGTGCTGGTGCATTCATGACAAATTCATGGAAAAGAACTTTGTTGGACATGGACACATGGACGAGAACTTTGTTTACACTAGACGAGATTTCATTCCAGATGTAAAGTTTCACATAGAATAAATATGTATGTTAGTCatatttgctttttgctgcaaaaaagGGTATCAACCCTCAGCTTATAACAATGTAAATGTTTCTAAATTTTGCAATGTCTTCTTCAATATTTAAAGATCGGTATTTTCATTTGTAGCTGCTACTTGCTCCCATTTACATTAATACATGTGGGAACAGataaggaagagaaagagagcgaatgaAAAACTGAGCGGACTGTCTAAGAGGATAGGGAGCAGTGtggaagagcgagagaaagagagagggagagagagagagagagagagagagagagagagagagagagagagagagagagagagagagagagagagagagagagagagagagagagagagagagagcggaaaGAATATACTAGGAGGCGCGCAGTAGGATAAGACATTCGCGTATCGACAGTCAGAACGAAACGACCTTCGACCGTTGTTAATACCTTTACCTTGAAAtattgtttaataaattcaacTCTTTCCTTACATGGGGGCTCAACCGGGATGTGAGTGagtttaaaacaaaaggatAAGTTGGTGTCAGTTTGAAACGTGTGATAACCAAATACGATAATATGACGACGGTTGAAGAGCTGTGTGAGAATTTTACGAAGATCGGTTTGATACGCGAGTGCGAAAAGCTTGGTTTGCCAACCACTGGTGGAAAGATGGAAATTGCCGAAAAGATCATCAAACATCGGAGTAAGACGAGCTCCAATAGTGAAAACGGTGATGCTTTAGAAGGCGAAAAGGATGATGATCGTTGTTCGGAAGACGATGGTAACTGTGAGAAAGACGACTCACAAAACTTTGGCAACGAGGAACGTGATGAAGACGATGGCCCAAGCACTGATGACGAAGATGACGACGAGGACGATAATATTGATGAAGGAG
This genomic window from Anopheles maculipalpis chromosome 2RL, idAnoMacuDA_375_x, whole genome shotgun sequence contains:
- the LOC126567342 gene encoding uncharacterized protein LOC126567342, with the translated sequence MDKKIKALQIKKRVTVKGLKTLERFQIEFVPDCARQIPEALEFLERQRSRFFNIIEKLEELDETDASFETYLTESSVIEDRCRKLKSFLRENQLQDEDTLNDTTGLASSTLAFGRPNAPNLRLPKIELPTFDGDHTKWLSFRDRFVAMIEASAELPSIAKLQYLLSSLKGDAALPFEHTPLTSDNYSVTWVALLKRYDNSRVLIREYYRKLHYLSGVQSVCVDKLTHLVDEFTRLVSGLVKLNEPVEVWDTPLSNMLLMKLDREALMAWEKHSVHFTKNKYSDVIAFV